A stretch of DNA from Streptomyces gobiensis:
CGCGAGCAGCCCGGAGAGTCCGGCCGCGGACCAGGTGAGGATCGTCAGACCGAGCAGGAAGCCCAGGGCTCCGATGAGCAGGCTGTCCGGAACACTGTTCCCGGGGCGGCGGGACGGCTCCGCTTCGTAACTCGGCATATCAGGCCACCGTTTCGTCCGCGGGGGCGATTTTGTCGAAGGATACGGCGCGGGACTCGGTCTCGGACTCCAGCGCCTCGTCCAGTTTATCCAGCGGGGAGGCGGCCTGCGCGGACGACTCCGTCATGGCCCGGTCGGTGAAGACCAGCGGCCGTTCCGCCTCCGTGACCAGGTGTTTGACGACCTGAACATTTCCATTGACGTCCCATACGGCCATGCCGGGGGAGAGGGTGGGGATGATCTCCACCGCCCAGCGGGGCAGGCCCAGGACGTCACCCGTCGCCCGCGCTTCATCAGCCTTCTGGGCGTAAATCGTGCGGGTGGACGCCATCTTCAAGATGGCCGCGGCTTCCTTCGCCGCCGCGCCGTCCACCACATCGGAGAGATGGTGGACCACCGCGACGAAGGACAGGCCCAGGCGGCGGCCGAACTTCAACAGCCGCTGGAAGAGCTGTGCCACGAAGGGCGAGTTGATGATGTGCCAGGCCTCCTCGACCAGGAAGATCCGCTTCTTGCGGTCCGGCCTGATCCAGGTGTGTTCCAGCCACACTCCCACGATCGCCATCAGGATCGGCATGGCGATGGAGTTGCGGTCGATATGGGAGAGGTCGAAGACGGTGAGCGGGGCGTCGAGGTCGATGCCGACCGTCGTCGGGCCGTCGAACATGCCGCGCAGATCACCGTCGACCAGGCGGTCCAGGACGAGTGCCACATCCAGGCCCCAGGAGCGGACGTCCTCCAGCGCGACATTCATGGCCAGCGCGGACTCCGGCTTGGGATGGCGCAGCTGCTCGACGATGTCGGTGAGGACGGGCTGCCGGTCGGCGACCGCTGAGTTGACGTAGGAGTGCGCCACCTTGAGGGCGAAGCCCGCGCGTTCGTCCAGGCCGTGGCCGAGCGCGACCTCGATGATCGTACGGAGGAGGGCGAGCTGCCCGGTGGTGGTGATGGCGGGGTCCAGCGGGTTGAGACGGATTCCCTGGTCCAGCGCGGCCGTGGGGTCGAGCCGGATCGGGGTTATGCCGAGCTCGTTGGCGATGAGGTTCCACTCGCCCATCCCGTCCTCGCCCTGCGCGTCCAGCACGACGACCTGGCGGTCCCGGAAGCGGAGCTGGCGCAGCACATACGTCTTCTCCAGCGCCGACTTGCCGTTGCCGGATTCGCCCAGCACCAGCCAGTGCGGGGCCGGGAGCTGCTGCCCGTAGAGCTGGAAGGGGTCGTAGATATAGCCCTTGCCGCTGTAGACCTCGCGCCCGATGATCACGCCTGAGTCGCCCAGGCCGGGTGCGGCCGTGGGCAGATAGACGGCCTGCGCCTGGCCAGTGGAGGTACGGACCGGGAGCCGCGTCGTCTCCGTCTTGCCGAAGAGGAAGCTGGTGAAGGCGTCGGTGATGGCGGTCAAGGGGTCAAACGCGGCCACAACGTCTCTCCTAGCGGCTGTCGGCTAGCGGCGGATGCCGGTCGCGAACGGGAGGGTGTTGACGAACGCCCGGTGGTGTTCGCGGTCGCACCACTCCAGCTTCAGATAGCTCTTGCCCGCCGAGGCGCGGATCGTACGCTTATCGCGGGCCAGCGCTTCCGGATGGCGGGACGAGACCGTGATGTAGCCGACGAGGTTCACCCCCGCCGCGCCGCTGGCCAGGTCCTCGCCGCGCTGGTCGACGCGGCCGTGCGCGGCGACATCGCGAGGGTCGACCGTACGGTTCATCTTGGCCTGACGGCTGGCCTCCGCTTCGTCGTTGGTCTTCTCCGTCAGCATCCGCTCGATGGCGACCTCGGTCGGCTCCAGATCCATACAGACCGCGACCGTACGGATCACATCCGGGGTGTGCACCAGCAGCGGCGCCAGGAAGTTCACCCCGACCGGCGTCATCGGCCACTCCTTCACCCACGCCGTGGAGTGGCACCAGGGCTGCCGGGTCATCGACTCCCGGGTCTTGGCCTGGAGATAGGTCGGCTCGACCGCGTCCAGCTCGGCGGGCCACGCGTTCCGCTTCGTCATGGCCTGGATGTGGTCGATCGGGTGGTCCGGGTCGTACATGGAGTGGATCAACGACGCCATCCGGGCCTGCCCCAGCGGCTGCCGTACCCGGATATCCGCCTCGGCCAGCCGGGCGCAGATATCGGTCAGTTCACGGGCCATCACGATGGCCAGCCCCGCGTCCCGGGACAGCTTCCGCTCCTTGTTAGCCCGGGCGATCGTGGTCGCCTCGGCGGCCAGGTCCCGCCCGTAGTGCATACAGGCCACCAGATAGGCGCGGTGCTGCTCGCTGGAGGTCGACACCATCGACTGGAGCTGGTCGTACGATTCCTGGAGCCACCCCGGCGCCCGTTCATCGCCGCGCTGTGCGACATCCTTCGCGTGCGCGTCGGGGTCGGCCGGGAGCGTACGGGCCAGCATCTGCAGCCGGGTGACATAGCCATCGCCGTTCGCGACATGCTTGAGCAGGGTGCCGAAACGGTCCACCAGGGCTTCCTGGTCCTCGCTGTCCCGCAGGCCGACGCCGGGTCCCTCGATCTCTATGGCGGCTGTCACGGTACGGCGGTCCGCGTGCAGCAGCACCGCGATCTCATCCGGCCCGAACGGCGCCGAGAGCCAGGTGATACGGCCCACCCCGGGCGGCGGCCCGATCTCCACCTCGCGCCCGTCGAGGCTGATCCCCGCCTCGGCGGCGTCGGAGCGGTACGCCGTACCGCCCTGGCGGCGCAGCCGCCGGAAGGAGCGGTCAATCTCAAACCAGCGGTAGAACGTCCGCTGCTTGTACGGGACGTACACGGCCGCCAGCGCCAGCATCGGGAAGCCCACCAGCAGCACGATGCGCAGCGACAGCACGGGAACGAGCAGCCCGCTCATCATGCCCAGGAACGCACCCGCGATGATCAGCGCGATCTCACCGGTCTCGCGGTTCTTACCGACGATGGCGTTCGGACGGGCTCGCCCGATCATGTACGTACGGCGGGGGGTGAGGACGTAGGGCGGGGAGGACATGCTCAGTCACCTCGGGCGCGGTTGCTGCTGGTCGAGCTGGGGGCCTGACGCGGTGGGGGCGGCTTGGGCGGCGGCGCGTCGCCGCTCCGGGTGCTGTGGGCGGATACGCCGCCGGAGACCGGGTTCGGCTGCCTGGGGGTGCCGCTGCCTGACTGCTGGGCGCCGGGGCCGCTGCCGCCCCGGCCGCCGTGGGTGTTGATGCCCTGCCGCAGCATCGCCGCCGGGGACGACACGGCGGCCACCGCCTTACGGGACGCCGGGTCGGCGGAGGCGTTGCGGTGCCGGACGATCTCATCGCCGAAGCCGGGTACGAAGCGGTAGATCATCGCCGAGGCGAAGATGGCCAGGATGATGATGGCCAGCCCGGACACGATCGCCGAGAAGGCGTCCGGCCCCTCATCGGCGGCCAGCGCCCCGGCCAGGCCCAGCACGATAACGATCACCGGTTTCACCAGGATCACGGCGATCATGATCCCGGCCCACCGCCGTACGTGCGACCACATGTTCTTGTCCACGAGCCCGGCGTAGACCACCACGCCCAGCAGCGCGCCAACGTACAGCAGCGCGGCCCGGATCACCAGTTCCAGCCAGAGCACACCTGCGGCGAGAACGGATACGAGCGAAACGACGATCAGCATGATCGGCCCACCGCCGATCCCCTCGCCCTTCTCCAGCGCCTCGGAGAACGCGCCGAAGAAAGTGTCGGTCTTGGCCGACGTCCCGGACGCGATGACTTCCGTAACGCCGTCGGTCGCCGAGACGAGCGTATAGAGGATGAGCGGGGTGAACGCGGAGGCCAGCACGACCAGCCAGAGAAAGCCGATGGCCTCGCCGATGGCCTCCAGCAGGGGTACGCCCCGGATGGCCCGCTTGGTGACGGCAAGCAGCCAGAGGATGAGGGTGAGGATCGTCGACGCGGCGAATACGACGGCGTACTGCTTGAGGAACTCGGCGTTGGTGAAGTCGACGTTCGTCGTCGCGTTGACGGCGTCGGAGAGCTTCCCCACGATCCACGAGGCGGCTTCGGCACAGCCCTTGGCGAGGGAGGAAAGCGGGTCGACGGCCGTCTCCAGCTCGGAGGTCCCGGTGCCGCCACCGTCACCGGGCGCGCCGCTCTCGCAGTATTCCCTCGCGGGACCACGGATGAGTTCGCACGGGTCATCGCTGGCAGAGGGGCTAGGACTCGGCTCAGCAACGGCTCGGGAGGCGGCCAGCAGGAGCGTGCCTTGCAGGCCCGCGACCACGGCAGCGACTGTAAGGGCGCGGCGATTACCGGGCATACGTGAACCCTCCGAACCCTTCGATTGCCTCGGCCATCTCCTCAGCTGAAGAGGCCCGCTGATCTCGGCCTACTGGGACCGGGCCGTCCTTTTGGTCGAAGTCGGTGACCTTCCAGTCACCCTTGACCCACTGAAGCTGGAAGGTATTGGTGTACCAAGCCTCACTGACGGGGTTCTTGGAGTCCTCGCCTGCCAGGCCGAACAACGACGAGTACCAGACCGACACCTTCGCGGTGTGGTTGCTGTACTCCTCCACCTTCGTGCCGACGGGATTCGTGCGGGAGACAAAGGTCATGCCCTTGGGGGGCGTGCCGTCCTTGGTGAGACCGATTCTCTTGAGGAAGGCAGCGTTGGTATACACGCGGTCGAGATCGGCCTTGCGCTCTGCCGCAACCTCGGGGGCGTAGACAGCCGTCACGATGCTCTCGCGCTTGTCATCGTCGTACATGCCGTCACCGCTGAGCGCCACCGCATAGTTGGCGGCAGCGCTCTGCGCGCCCTGCTCAGTCCGGGCGAAGCCGGAGGGTACCGGCTGCACGCCAGTGGGCGCGGTCGGCTGGGCCTTGCCGCCCTTGCCATCGCCACCACCACCGCCGTCCCCATCGCCACCGCTCCGCGTGGCAAAGGCAAGTGCCGCGATCAGCAGCACGATGACTCCGACGATTGTCACAAGACTCTTGCCGGGCCGTACGACAGGCGGTCGCGATCCGCCCTCGCCCTCCGGCAGCCGCGTACGCGTGCCTCGACGGCCCGGCTCCGCGTCACCGCGCTCGCCACCGTACCCGTCGCCACCGCCGAAGCTCATGGTGCACGTGCCCCCTCGACACTGAACCGCCAACCACCTTCAGAGCATTGTCTCCTCAAATGAAGGTAGCGGGGGCACCGCATGTGTGGGGGCGGTGAACGCATTCCGAGACCGCTCCCGGCCGCGAGGGGGTACGGCTGGGAGCGGGTCTCGTCTCAGACTGTCATCCGCGAGCGGACATAGGCGGGGTCACCTGCGATAACGCTCCTCCTCTTCGCGGTGCAAGGGGCAACGGCAGGGCGGAAGGGCCATATTGAGGTCAAGCGGATTGCTGTCCGCGCCGGTGTAGGTCCGTTCACGTCGCACAGTCCGGCGCTCGCCAGTGACCGGATTCACGTTGTACACCCGGATCTTCAACACGGCGACCCCGGCGTGTAGAAGGCGATCCAGTCCGCCCGCTCCCGCTCCCGCTCACAAGCGAGAACGTACGGGCGTACCAACGGCGACGCGTCACCGTCGAGCGGTTCCGCGTGCGGATCGGTAGTGTTCTGCATTGTCTGCCTGCTTCCTGAAGGTGGGCCGCGCCCCGGGGCTGAGCACACAGCCGCCGGGGTCTTCTCTGTCGCCTGCCAATGTAGCCAGCCTGAGCGCACCCGTCTATAGCGCACTGCGCGGGGCTGCCTCTATGTTCGAATAACCGTTCATGAGTACAGTCCGGCCCGTGATGGAGTATGACCCCAGGTTTCCCAAGTGGACCCAGATCGCTGATGTGATCCGCGAGCGCATCGCCACCGGTAAGTACCCGCCGCGCTACCGGCTTTCTGAGACGAAGCTGGAAGAGGAGTTCGACGTAGCGCGGGTCACCGTACGCAAGGTCACCCGCGCCCTACGCGAAGAGGGACTGATCACCACCCACCCCGGCATGGGATCGTTCGTGACCGACCCCTCCGAACAGTCCCCGTCGGACTAACCACCCGAGTGGGTGAACGCTCGCCGAACTGGCCTGAGGCCACCGAACCGCTGCGGCTGCCGCCGAGGCGTACCGTGGCGGGTAGGCCGGTAGATGGGCCGCTTACTCGAAGATCAGGAGTGACGGTGAGTGTCCTGCCGACGTATACAGACGTCGATCCGGAGAAAGCCCTGAAGTACGCGATCCAGCACATCGCGGGCGACCGTGCCGAGGTCATCGAGGGCGTCATCACCCCTGCGTCGCCGGGCTGGGCAGATGAGAATGTCGCCGACTTGATCAGGGAACAGCTCGGTTCCCGGATGCGGGAGCAGGGTTGGCGTGCCGGGTCGGGGAATCTCGATCTTCCGGGGAGCGAGAACTTCTACATCCCGGATCTCGCGGTAGTCCCCGCCGAGCTGGCGAAAACCGAAGGAGCGCTGCTGCCTGACCAGACGCTTCTGGTGGTCGAGGTGACGTCGCCGTCCAACGCGGACACCGATCGCACCGCCAAGCGCAAGCGGTACGCCCAATACGGTGCGCCTCTGTATCTGTTGGTGGACCGGCAGGAAGACACCTGCACTCTGTTCTCCGAACCCGGCCAGCTTGGCTACACGCACATTCAGGGCCCGTATCCCTTCGGCACCCCTGTGCAGCTCCCTGAACCCTTCGCCCTGACGATCGACACCAGCGGCTTCTAGCCTCCCGAAGCCCCAACGAACTGACCACCCGAGTGGGTGAACGGTCGCCGCATTTGCCCCCGGAATGATCGCTGCGCCACCAAGCTCCTTGCTGGCAGGCCTGGCCCAGGCGTGACCGGCAACAGCGACGAGGGAGGACAGCGTGATGACCGCCGATCCCATCACCGAGCCGATGGACCCCATCGATCTGCTGATCGCGTTCGAAGAGGCAGCCGATGTGCCGATTCGCCCCGAGTGTGTCGAGGGGACGGTTGTCGTGCCGCGACAGCCGGACTTCAACCACGGCGACAGCGCGTTGCAGATGT
This window harbors:
- a CDS encoding ATP-binding protein — translated: MAAFDPLTAITDAFTSFLFGKTETTRLPVRTSTGQAQAVYLPTAAPGLGDSGVIIGREVYSGKGYIYDPFQLYGQQLPAPHWLVLGESGNGKSALEKTYVLRQLRFRDRQVVVLDAQGEDGMGEWNLIANELGITPIRLDPTAALDQGIRLNPLDPAITTTGQLALLRTIIEVALGHGLDERAGFALKVAHSYVNSAVADRQPVLTDIVEQLRHPKPESALAMNVALEDVRSWGLDVALVLDRLVDGDLRGMFDGPTTVGIDLDAPLTVFDLSHIDRNSIAMPILMAIVGVWLEHTWIRPDRKKRIFLVEEAWHIINSPFVAQLFQRLLKFGRRLGLSFVAVVHHLSDVVDGAAAKEAAAILKMASTRTIYAQKADEARATGDVLGLPRWAVEIIPTLSPGMAVWDVNGNVQVVKHLVTEAERPLVFTDRAMTESSAQAASPLDKLDEALESETESRAVSFDKIAPADETVA
- a CDS encoding SCO6880 family protein; this encodes MSSPPYVLTPRRTYMIGRARPNAIVGKNRETGEIALIIAGAFLGMMSGLLVPVLSLRIVLLVGFPMLALAAVYVPYKQRTFYRWFEIDRSFRRLRRQGGTAYRSDAAEAGISLDGREVEIGPPPGVGRITWLSAPFGPDEIAVLLHADRRTVTAAIEIEGPGVGLRDSEDQEALVDRFGTLLKHVANGDGYVTRLQMLARTLPADPDAHAKDVAQRGDERAPGWLQESYDQLQSMVSTSSEQHRAYLVACMHYGRDLAAEATTIARANKERKLSRDAGLAIVMARELTDICARLAEADIRVRQPLGQARMASLIHSMYDPDHPIDHIQAMTKRNAWPAELDAVEPTYLQAKTRESMTRQPWCHSTAWVKEWPMTPVGVNFLAPLLVHTPDVIRTVAVCMDLEPTEVAIERMLTEKTNDEAEASRQAKMNRTVDPRDVAAHGRVDQRGEDLASGAAGVNLVGYITVSSRHPEALARDKRTIRASAGKSYLKLEWCDREHHRAFVNTLPFATGIRR
- a CDS encoding GntR family transcriptional regulator — its product is MEYDPRFPKWTQIADVIRERIATGKYPPRYRLSETKLEEEFDVARVTVRKVTRALREEGLITTHPGMGSFVTDPSEQSPSD
- a CDS encoding Uma2 family endonuclease, with amino-acid sequence MSVLPTYTDVDPEKALKYAIQHIAGDRAEVIEGVITPASPGWADENVADLIREQLGSRMREQGWRAGSGNLDLPGSENFYIPDLAVVPAELAKTEGALLPDQTLLVVEVTSPSNADTDRTAKRKRYAQYGAPLYLLVDRQEDTCTLFSEPGQLGYTHIQGPYPFGTPVQLPEPFALTIDTSGF